The following proteins come from a genomic window of Halorussus halophilus:
- a CDS encoding 2-oxoacid:ferredoxin oxidoreductase subunit beta: MSSEIRFTDFKSDKQPTWCPGCGDFGTMNGMMKALAETGNSPDDTFVVAGIGCSGKIGTFMHSYAIHGVHGRALPVGTGVKLANPDLEVMVAGGDGDGYSIGAGHFIHAVRRNVDMTYCVMDNRIYGLTKGQASPTSREDFETSTTPEGPKQPPVNPLALALSAGGTFIAQSFSTDAQRHAELVQKAIEHDGFGFVNVFSPCVTFNDVDTYDYFRDAIVDLDETDHDPTDRDAAKEKILDADKEYQGILYQDENSVPYSELHGIEGNMAEIPDGAPEGAMDLVREFY, from the coding sequence ATGAGTTCCGAGATTCGATTCACCGACTTCAAGTCAGACAAACAGCCGACGTGGTGTCCGGGGTGCGGCGACTTCGGCACCATGAACGGCATGATGAAGGCACTCGCCGAGACGGGCAACAGCCCCGACGACACGTTCGTCGTCGCCGGTATCGGTTGCTCGGGCAAGATCGGCACCTTCATGCACAGCTACGCGATTCACGGCGTCCACGGCCGCGCGCTCCCCGTTGGGACGGGCGTCAAACTCGCCAACCCCGACCTCGAAGTGATGGTCGCGGGCGGCGACGGCGACGGCTACTCCATCGGCGCGGGCCACTTCATCCACGCGGTGCGCCGCAACGTGGACATGACCTACTGCGTCATGGACAACCGTATCTACGGCCTGACCAAGGGACAGGCTTCCCCGACCAGCCGCGAGGACTTCGAGACCTCCACGACGCCGGAAGGCCCGAAACAGCCGCCGGTCAACCCGCTCGCACTCGCGCTCTCGGCGGGTGGCACCTTCATCGCCCAGTCGTTCTCCACGGACGCCCAGCGCCACGCCGAACTCGTCCAGAAGGCCATCGAACACGACGGCTTCGGCTTCGTGAACGTCTTCTCGCCGTGCGTGACGTTCAACGACGTGGACACCTACGACTACTTCCGCGACGCCATCGTGGACTTAGACGAGACGGACCACGACCCGACCGACCGCGACGCCGCGAAAGAGAAGATTCTCGACGCCGATAAGGAGTATCAGGGCATCCTCTATCAGGACGAGAACAGCGTGCCCTACTCGGAACTCCACGGCATCGAAGGCAACATGGCCGAGATTCCGGACGGCGCGCCCGAGGGCGCGATGGATCTCGTTCGAGAGTTCTACTAA
- a CDS encoding 2-oxoacid:acceptor oxidoreductase subunit alpha, which yields MPEDLNWAIGGEAGDGIDSTGKIFAQALSRAGRHVFTSKDFASRIRGGYTAYKIRSSVDRVESVVDRLDILVALTERTIEENMDELHDGSVIIYDGERTEMADVEVPEGMIGLDVPLKSLAEDAGGAIMQNTVALGAACEATNFPIENLDSALDKKFGSKGESIVENNKEAARLGQEYVQEEYDYDFDYDIDTTDNDYVLLNGDEAIGMGAIAAGCRFYSGYPITPATDVMEYLMGRIQQYGGTVVQAEDELSAINMALGAARAGARSMTATSGPGIDLMTETFGLVAQSETPLVICDVMRSGPSTGMPTKQEQGDLNMTLYGGHGEIPRFVVAPTTISECFHKTIEAFNLAEKYQTPVFLVSDLAMAVTEQTFEPEEFDMDEVEIDRGKVVDEDEIEAWTDEKGRFQPHFPTADGISPRAFPGTKDGAHMSTGLEHNALGRRTEDTDIRVEQVDKRNQKVKTAEEEEDWSPRTFGDEDADDLVITWGSNEGALREANQFLSDEGISVKFISVPYIFPRPDLTEEIEAADNAIVVECNETGQFANVLEHDSLTRLDRINKYTGVRFKADELADEIKQQLSQEVQA from the coding sequence ATGCCAGAAGACTTGAACTGGGCCATCGGCGGGGAGGCTGGCGATGGCATCGACTCGACGGGGAAGATCTTCGCACAGGCCCTTTCCCGCGCAGGACGGCACGTATTCACCTCGAAGGACTTCGCGTCCCGAATCCGCGGTGGCTACACGGCGTACAAGATTCGGAGTTCCGTAGACCGAGTCGAGAGCGTCGTGGACCGCCTCGACATCTTGGTCGCGCTGACCGAGCGCACCATCGAGGAGAACATGGACGAACTCCACGACGGGAGCGTCATCATCTACGACGGCGAACGCACGGAGATGGCAGACGTGGAAGTTCCGGAGGGCATGATCGGTCTCGACGTCCCCCTCAAATCGCTCGCGGAGGACGCTGGCGGGGCCATCATGCAGAACACCGTCGCGCTCGGTGCGGCCTGTGAAGCGACGAACTTCCCCATCGAGAACTTAGACAGCGCCCTCGACAAGAAGTTCGGGAGCAAGGGCGAGTCCATCGTCGAGAACAACAAGGAAGCCGCCCGTCTCGGCCAAGAGTACGTACAGGAGGAGTACGACTACGACTTCGACTACGACATCGACACGACGGACAACGACTACGTCCTGCTGAACGGCGACGAAGCCATCGGCATGGGCGCAATCGCCGCTGGCTGTCGGTTCTACTCGGGCTACCCAATCACCCCCGCGACGGACGTGATGGAGTACCTGATGGGCCGCATCCAGCAGTACGGCGGCACCGTCGTTCAGGCCGAGGACGAACTGTCGGCCATCAACATGGCGCTCGGTGCGGCGCGCGCCGGCGCGCGCTCGATGACCGCCACCTCCGGTCCGGGTATCGACCTAATGACCGAGACGTTCGGGCTGGTCGCCCAGAGCGAGACGCCGCTGGTCATCTGCGACGTGATGCGCTCGGGTCCCTCGACGGGGATGCCGACCAAGCAGGAGCAGGGCGACCTCAACATGACGCTGTACGGCGGCCACGGCGAGATTCCGCGCTTCGTCGTCGCACCGACCACCATCAGCGAGTGTTTCCACAAGACTATCGAGGCGTTCAACCTCGCGGAGAAGTACCAGACGCCCGTCTTCCTCGTCTCTGACCTCGCGATGGCAGTCACCGAGCAGACGTTCGAACCCGAAGAGTTCGACATGGACGAGGTCGAAATCGACCGCGGGAAGGTCGTGGACGAAGACGAAATCGAAGCGTGGACCGACGAGAAGGGTCGGTTCCAACCGCACTTCCCGACCGCAGACGGCATCAGTCCGCGCGCGTTCCCCGGCACGAAGGACGGCGCGCACATGTCCACCGGTCTGGAACACAACGCGCTCGGCCGCCGTACCGAAGACACCGACATCCGCGTCGAGCAGGTAGACAAGCGCAACCAGAAGGTCAAGACCGCAGAAGAGGAAGAAGACTGGTCTCCCCGAACGTTCGGCGACGAGGACGCAGACGACCTCGTCATCACGTGGGGTTCGAACGAAGGCGCGCTCCGAGAAGCGAACCAGTTCCTCAGCGACGAGGGTATCAGCGTGAAGTTCATCTCGGTGCCGTACATCTTCCCGCGCCCCGACCTCACCGAGGAAATCGAGGCGGCGGACAACGCCATCGTCGTCGAGTGTAACGAGACCGGGCAGTTCGCCAACGTCCTCGAACACGACTCGCTGACCCGCCTCGACCGCATCAACAAGTACACCGGCGTTCGATTCAAGGCCGACGAACTGGCCGACGAAATCAAACAGCAGCTCTCACAGGAGGTTCAAGCATGA
- a CDS encoding FAD-dependent oxidoreductase: MDGTAVEVRAVESVGTDTVALTLETPPEFDAEPGQFVQLGATVEGEEVARYYTLSSPDMADTFETTVEVDPDGSLTPYLANLEAGDTVEVAGPFGESYYEGEQSVVVLAGGPGVGPAVGIGERALAEGADVTIVYEDADPAHETRLATLASEGATVVITDDVSSDDVVTLLADSLGQTFVYGFANFVDEATAALDAAGLDTADAKVESFGPAPE; this comes from the coding sequence ATGGACGGAACCGCAGTCGAAGTTCGCGCAGTCGAATCAGTCGGCACCGACACGGTCGCGTTGACGTTGGAGACGCCCCCGGAGTTCGACGCCGAACCGGGCCAATTCGTGCAACTCGGCGCGACGGTCGAGGGCGAGGAAGTCGCCCGCTACTACACGCTCTCTTCGCCAGACATGGCGGACACTTTCGAGACGACGGTCGAGGTAGACCCAGACGGTTCGCTGACGCCGTATCTCGCCAACCTCGAAGCGGGCGACACCGTGGAAGTCGCAGGCCCGTTCGGTGAATCCTACTACGAGGGCGAACAGTCGGTCGTCGTCCTCGCTGGCGGGCCGGGCGTCGGTCCCGCGGTCGGCATCGGCGAGCGCGCGCTAGCAGAGGGCGCGGACGTGACCATCGTCTACGAGGACGCGGACCCCGCGCACGAAACTCGACTGGCCACCTTGGCGAGCGAGGGCGCAACGGTCGTAATTACGGACGACGTGAGTAGCGACGACGTGGTGACGCTACTGGCGGACTCGCTCGGACAGACGTTCGTCTACGGCTTCGCGAACTTCGTGGACGAGGCGACCGCCGCGCTCGACGCGGCGGGACTCGACACCGCCGACGCGAAAGTCGAGAGCTTCGGCCCCGCGCCGGAGTGA
- a CDS encoding NUDIX hydrolase, giving the protein MNLGEKTRTDVDARIDQFREKYGEFELVERTVENDPEYFEHGRELAQRGWRGDACTWVRSDDGSDRLFIRHPEAPKKWGIPGGTHQGDESFEDTARREVREETGLDCEITNLWRVVRRTIVLETNPEKRLHVLTTQFEGRADGDSSPSATGDDEILEARWFDKPPASVHEFLESKVRAWADGH; this is encoded by the coding sequence ATGAACCTCGGGGAGAAGACCCGAACCGACGTAGACGCTCGAATCGACCAGTTTCGAGAGAAGTACGGCGAGTTCGAACTGGTCGAACGAACCGTCGAGAACGACCCGGAGTACTTCGAACACGGGCGAGAGCTGGCACAGCGTGGCTGGCGCGGCGACGCGTGTACGTGGGTTCGTTCTGATGACGGGAGCGACCGACTGTTCATCAGACATCCAGAAGCGCCCAAAAAGTGGGGCATCCCCGGCGGTACCCACCAAGGAGACGAGTCGTTCGAAGACACCGCGCGCCGGGAAGTCCGCGAGGAGACGGGTCTCGACTGCGAGATAACCAACCTCTGGCGCGTCGTGCGCAGGACTATCGTGCTGGAGACGAACCCCGAGAAGCGGCTACACGTTTTGACCACGCAGTTCGAGGGGCGCGCAGACGGCGACTCGTCGCCGTCCGCAACGGGAGACGACGAGATTCTGGAGGCGCGTTGGTTCGACAAGCCGCCAGCGTCGGTACACGAGTTTCTAGAGTCGAAGGTCCGAGCGTGGGCCGACGGACACTGA
- a CDS encoding universal stress protein has protein sequence MTLVVPFDGSELAQAALVRAAEFGRAFDEDVLAVSVIPKGNAEYAQARGWLGPDEAFEMEAVVSALHERVTDLSPSSDFRHKVVDRYAPSGAISNHLRSVARDEDASMVFIGSENSGHMVTSLSSVGSGIAADDAYDVVIVRNRSPTKITELKRNSPHRNSKSDFYLTE, from the coding sequence ATGACACTGGTGGTTCCGTTCGATGGGTCCGAACTCGCCCAAGCGGCGCTCGTTCGCGCGGCCGAGTTCGGTCGTGCGTTCGACGAAGACGTGCTGGCAGTGAGCGTGATTCCGAAGGGTAACGCGGAGTACGCCCAAGCGCGCGGCTGGCTCGGCCCGGACGAGGCGTTCGAGATGGAAGCCGTCGTCTCGGCGTTACACGAGCGAGTGACGGACCTCTCTCCGAGTAGCGACTTCCGACACAAGGTCGTGGACCGCTACGCGCCGTCCGGGGCTATCTCGAACCACCTGCGGTCGGTCGCGAGAGACGAAGACGCCTCGATGGTCTTCATCGGGAGCGAGAACTCCGGACACATGGTTACGTCACTCAGTAGCGTCGGCAGTGGTATCGCGGCAGACGACGCCTACGACGTGGTCATCGTTCGCAACCGGAGTCCCACGAAAATCACAGAGCTCAAGCGCAACTCCCCGCACCGGAACTCCAAATCGGACTTCTATCTCACCGAGTGA
- a CDS encoding YbjQ family protein produces MIVTNTETVTGREITENLGLVRGNTVRARNVGRDITQGLRNIAGGELKAYTTLLSDAREQAIGRMQAEAEELEADAIVNVRFVTAEVTNGGAELLAYGTAVRLAPREE; encoded by the coding sequence ATGATAGTTACGAACACCGAAACCGTAACGGGACGCGAAATCACAGAAAATCTCGGTCTCGTTCGAGGCAACACCGTCCGAGCGCGCAACGTCGGCCGGGACATCACGCAGGGACTGCGCAACATCGCTGGCGGCGAACTGAAAGCCTACACGACGCTGCTGTCCGACGCGCGCGAGCAGGCAATCGGCCGGATGCAAGCGGAGGCCGAAGAACTGGAAGCCGACGCCATCGTCAACGTCCGGTTCGTCACCGCAGAGGTGACCAACGGCGGCGCGGAACTGCTGGCCTACGGGACGGCAGTGCGACTCGCGCCGCGCGAAGAGTAG
- the mce gene encoding methylmalonyl-CoA epimerase: protein MHFDHAGIATDDAATLADLFADLFDAPVAHEEEFDGLHVVFLELENGYFELLEPVEEGTISRYLDANGPGIHHVALETDDIDAALETARSHGVELIDEEPRPGAWGHDVAFLHPKSTGGVLVEFVQH from the coding sequence ATGCACTTCGACCACGCCGGAATCGCAACCGACGACGCCGCAACGCTCGCCGACCTCTTCGCGGACCTCTTCGACGCGCCAGTCGCCCACGAAGAGGAGTTCGACGGCCTGCACGTCGTCTTCCTCGAACTCGAAAACGGCTATTTCGAACTGCTCGAACCCGTCGAGGAGGGCACCATCTCGCGATACCTCGACGCGAACGGGCCGGGTATCCACCACGTCGCACTCGAAACCGACGACATCGACGCGGCGCTCGAAACCGCCAGAAGCCACGGCGTCGAACTCATCGACGAGGAGCCACGACCCGGCGCGTGGGGCCACGACGTGGCGTTCCTCCACCCTAAATCGACCGGCGGGGTTCTGGTGGAGTTCGTCCAGCACTGA
- a CDS encoding cellulase family glycosylhydrolase yields the protein MTERVTRREFLGATGVASVGVLGTSPLQESSGPPVDVRGAIYLPTRVFNWYQLWHDYDESVIERDLGYAARVNLNAIRLCCSYEFWVENPKAHERRLDHLLSAADEQDIEVLVCLFESVGLNPNEENLTNRDPLTATPVQSPSRKILLDSSRWGETREFVRWFAERYGDDDRLLAIEVMNEPGWLPFKEEFAKSMFFTLRTARPSVPLTVGSTSLANNVEYTDWGSDVLQFHYNFASSRETYRRLLRDANHLADSMDCPIWLTEWQRCRSGQGFEAEVVGDEWQPNYASLAPEIRKAGVGNFFWSLMVKPAYVHAQRDQGVLGGLFHEDGAVWSLEDARGIQSMSGEVSFSGEERREWPEWALEVREEAFGGE from the coding sequence ATGACCGAGCGGGTGACACGCCGCGAATTTCTGGGTGCGACAGGTGTCGCAAGCGTTGGAGTCCTCGGTACGAGTCCTTTACAGGAGTCATCAGGCCCTCCCGTCGATGTCCGCGGAGCTATCTACCTGCCGACGCGCGTGTTCAACTGGTACCAGTTGTGGCACGACTACGACGAGTCGGTCATCGAGCGCGATCTGGGCTACGCCGCGAGGGTGAATTTGAACGCCATCCGACTCTGCTGCAGTTACGAATTCTGGGTCGAGAATCCGAAGGCACACGAACGCCGCCTTGACCACTTGCTGTCGGCCGCGGACGAGCAGGACATCGAGGTGCTGGTTTGCCTCTTCGAAAGCGTCGGTCTCAACCCGAACGAGGAGAATCTGACGAACAGAGACCCGCTGACCGCGACTCCCGTGCAGTCTCCCTCGCGGAAGATTCTTCTCGACTCCTCGCGCTGGGGCGAGACGCGCGAGTTCGTCCGCTGGTTCGCCGAGCGGTACGGCGACGACGACCGACTGCTGGCGATAGAGGTGATGAACGAACCGGGGTGGCTTCCCTTCAAGGAGGAGTTCGCCAAGTCGATGTTCTTCACGTTGCGAACTGCGCGGCCGAGCGTTCCACTTACCGTGGGTTCGACCAGTCTGGCCAACAACGTCGAGTACACCGACTGGGGAAGCGACGTGCTGCAGTTCCACTACAACTTCGCATCGAGCAGGGAGACGTATCGGAGACTACTACGAGACGCCAACCACCTCGCCGACTCGATGGACTGCCCAATCTGGCTGACCGAGTGGCAACGCTGCCGTTCGGGACAGGGGTTCGAAGCCGAGGTGGTCGGCGACGAGTGGCAACCGAACTACGCCTCGCTCGCGCCGGAGATTCGAAAGGCGGGCGTCGGCAACTTCTTCTGGTCGCTGATGGTCAAACCGGCCTACGTCCACGCCCAGCGCGACCAAGGTGTTCTCGGGGGACTGTTCCACGAGGACGGTGCGGTCTGGAGTCTTGAGGACGCCCGGGGGATTCAGTCGATGTCGGGCGAGGTGTCGTTTTCAGGTGAGGAGCGCCGAGAGTGGCCAGAGTGGGCGCTTGAGGTCCGGGAAGAGGCGTTCGGTGGGGAGTGA